In Treponema vincentii, a single window of DNA contains:
- a CDS encoding DUF523 domain-containing protein, which produces MLIVSACLAGFPCRYDGKKAINPDVQQLVREGKAIPVCPEQLGGLPTPRSAAEIKAGKVINTDGDDVTEAFEKGAAVVLEIAQQYGCTDALLKARSPSCGKGLVYDGTFSGILTAGNGKTADLLMKNGITVMTEEEWSDIDLPLRCLTH; this is translated from the coding sequence ATGCTCATTGTAAGCGCCTGCCTTGCAGGATTCCCCTGTAGGTATGACGGAAAGAAAGCAATAAATCCTGACGTGCAGCAGCTTGTAAGAGAAGGAAAAGCAATACCGGTCTGTCCGGAGCAGCTTGGAGGCTTACCGACACCGCGTTCGGCAGCAGAAATAAAAGCAGGAAAAGTCATTAACACTGACGGCGATGACGTAACCGAAGCATTTGAAAAAGGTGCTGCTGTAGTTTTAGAAATAGCACAGCAGTATGGTTGTACGGATGCACTGCTTAAAGCCCGTTCCCCTTCATGCGGAAAAGGTTTGGTTTATGACGGGACTTTTTCCGGAATACTCACTGCAGGAAATGGGAAAACGGCAGATTTACTTATGAAAAATGGGATAACCGTAATGACCGAAGAAGAATGGAGCGATATCGATCTCCCTTTACGTTGTTTGACGCACTAA
- a CDS encoding metal ABC transporter substrate-binding protein, with translation MKNHTQRTTIILMILTFIIGIAGITGCTKKDAAAAASKADAARPKRVVTTFTILQDMAQNIAGDKLLVESITKPGAEIHEYEPTPLDIVKAQSADLVLRNGLGLERWFEKFMGNVKDVPSVTLSDGIEPMGIGEGPYNGMPNPHSWMSPKNALIYVENIRKAFVSLDPANAETYNANAAAYSESIKKIDTFLTEKLSEIPESQRWLVTCEGPFSYLIRDCNMKELYLWPVNADEEGSPQQIQKVVDTIRLHHIPVAFSESTISNKPQLQVCKETGAYYGGVLYVDSLTYEDGDAPTYLKMLEYNANAIVKGFQDSLSR, from the coding sequence ATGAAAAATCATACACAACGGACAACAATTATACTCATGATACTAACGTTTATTATCGGTATTGCCGGTATTACCGGTTGCACAAAAAAAGACGCGGCTGCGGCTGCAAGCAAAGCGGACGCTGCACGCCCCAAACGGGTAGTAACAACCTTCACTATTTTGCAGGATATGGCACAGAATATTGCAGGCGATAAGCTTCTCGTTGAATCGATTACCAAGCCGGGGGCGGAAATTCACGAGTATGAGCCGACTCCGCTTGATATTGTGAAGGCTCAATCTGCTGATTTGGTACTGCGCAACGGTTTGGGGCTTGAACGCTGGTTTGAAAAATTCATGGGCAATGTAAAAGATGTACCGAGCGTTACGCTCAGCGATGGAATTGAGCCGATGGGTATCGGGGAAGGACCGTACAACGGGATGCCGAACCCGCATTCGTGGATGTCGCCGAAAAATGCGCTCATCTATGTGGAAAATATCCGGAAAGCCTTTGTGAGTTTAGACCCTGCGAATGCGGAAACCTACAATGCCAATGCGGCTGCGTACAGTGAAAGCATCAAAAAGATAGATACCTTCCTCACTGAAAAGCTGTCTGAAATCCCCGAATCGCAGCGGTGGCTCGTAACCTGTGAAGGGCCTTTTTCGTACCTTATCCGCGACTGCAATATGAAAGAATTGTACCTGTGGCCGGTTAACGCCGATGAAGAAGGCAGCCCTCAGCAAATTCAAAAGGTGGTAGATACCATCCGGCTGCATCATATTCCCGTTGCCTTTTCCGAAAGTACCATCAGCAATAAGCCGCAGCTGCAAGTCTGTAAGGAGACAGGTGCCTATTACGGCGGGGTTTTATATGTCGACTCTTTGACGTATGAAGACGGAGATGCCCCGACTTATCTGAAAATGCTGGAATACAATGCCAATGCAATCGTGAAGGGATTCCAGGATAGTCTTTCACGGTAA
- a CDS encoding ATP-dependent Clp protease ATP-binding subunit has protein sequence MHTLSQNLYELLTIFSQQEARRVNADTVEPEHILLALITKKLGRGYRLLENLHVNFLTLQLRLEQSTPIREGEPIKGDIPSSSRVKQLVDTAAAQARIMQQDAAGTEHLILAFAQIQESILAHFFLQQGIFLDDVQQTLNQLHGTDTRRDKPQQEKKKHSVLSEFSRDLTKITREGLLDPVIGRVREMRRVMQILSRRSKNNPVLIGEPGVGKTSIVEGLAAAIVNEQVPRSLFGKRVIALDLASIVAGTKYRGQFEERIKRIIKEVSESKNIILFIDELHTLIGTGGSQGALDAANILKPALARGEIQCIGATTLDEYRKYFEKDSALERRFQSVLIKEPTKEETCAILGGLKAKYEQHHHVHYSDETIKKIVELSSRYIPDRFFPDKAIDVMDEAGALKTMDTTELPQNITAIEQRITELVGEKKDLVAVQDYERAAAVRDEVNVLKIQLEKIKLHWLNQENKTMLEVDPADIAETVSLMTDIPLKSVGSDEAKRLAHIEKELHKTIIGQDEAIGIISNALRRSRAGIASADRPIGSFLFLGLTGVGKTLLAKALAEFLFGSAESLIRVDMSDYMEKHAVARLVGAPPGYIGFENGGMLTEKIRRNPYSVILFDEIEKAHPDVFNLLLQVLEEGELRDSLGHTVSFRNTVIILTGNVGTRDLMEEPLGFAQVENRTIDYQSMKKSAELEAKKIFSPEFLNRLDSLIVFTPLSEKEIESIFELELSKLTGRLEAKKLQLQITDEARAYCIKHGYDPLLGARPMRRLLQTEIEDALAVKIIAGDFTPDTTAVIDADGNALTISIQAVRQSISETTITVLPAVSTEPQER, from the coding sequence ATGCATACTCTTTCACAAAATCTTTATGAATTGTTAACGATCTTTAGCCAGCAAGAGGCTCGGCGGGTGAATGCCGACACGGTAGAGCCTGAACATATATTGCTTGCGCTCATCACAAAAAAACTGGGGCGCGGATATCGGTTGTTGGAGAATCTCCATGTCAATTTTTTGACACTGCAGCTACGGCTGGAACAAAGTACGCCGATACGAGAAGGGGAACCGATAAAAGGAGACATTCCTTCATCAAGTAGGGTTAAACAGCTTGTCGATACCGCCGCTGCCCAAGCCCGGATCATGCAGCAGGATGCAGCCGGTACGGAGCATCTTATTCTGGCCTTTGCTCAGATACAAGAGAGTATTCTTGCGCATTTCTTTTTACAGCAGGGAATTTTTCTGGATGATGTGCAGCAGACATTGAATCAACTGCACGGTACGGATACTCGGCGCGATAAACCACAGCAAGAAAAAAAGAAACACAGCGTATTATCGGAATTCAGCAGAGATCTGACCAAGATAACCCGCGAAGGCCTCCTTGATCCGGTTATCGGCAGAGTGCGGGAGATGCGCCGCGTTATGCAGATTTTATCCCGCCGCAGCAAGAATAATCCCGTATTGATTGGAGAACCCGGCGTCGGCAAGACTTCCATCGTTGAAGGACTCGCGGCGGCGATTGTGAATGAGCAAGTACCTCGGTCTCTGTTCGGAAAGCGGGTTATTGCGCTTGATCTTGCCTCTATTGTCGCCGGCACCAAGTACCGCGGGCAGTTCGAGGAGCGCATCAAACGTATTATTAAAGAAGTAAGCGAAAGTAAAAATATCATCCTGTTTATCGACGAACTACATACCCTCATCGGTACCGGCGGTTCTCAAGGGGCGCTCGATGCGGCCAATATCTTAAAACCGGCGCTTGCCCGCGGAGAGATACAGTGTATCGGTGCAACGACATTAGATGAATACCGCAAGTATTTTGAAAAAGATTCCGCTCTTGAACGGCGTTTTCAATCCGTACTGATTAAAGAGCCGACAAAAGAAGAAACGTGCGCTATTCTCGGAGGGCTTAAAGCAAAGTATGAGCAGCATCATCACGTGCATTATTCGGACGAGACGATTAAGAAGATTGTAGAGCTTTCATCTCGCTACATTCCCGACCGTTTTTTCCCCGATAAGGCAATCGATGTGATGGATGAGGCGGGAGCTTTGAAAACGATGGATACGACTGAACTGCCTCAAAATATAACCGCTATCGAACAGCGGATTACCGAGCTTGTCGGCGAAAAAAAAGACTTGGTTGCCGTACAGGATTATGAGCGGGCAGCTGCGGTGCGTGATGAAGTAAATGTCCTAAAGATTCAGCTGGAAAAGATTAAACTGCATTGGCTTAATCAGGAAAACAAAACAATGCTTGAAGTTGATCCTGCCGATATTGCCGAAACCGTTTCTTTGATGACGGATATTCCGCTCAAAAGTGTTGGCTCCGATGAAGCGAAGCGCCTTGCGCATATCGAAAAAGAGCTGCATAAAACCATTATTGGGCAGGATGAAGCTATCGGCATTATCTCAAATGCATTGCGTCGTTCTCGTGCGGGTATTGCATCGGCGGATCGGCCTATCGGCTCATTCCTCTTTTTAGGACTGACAGGGGTAGGGAAGACGCTGCTGGCAAAGGCGCTTGCCGAATTCCTCTTCGGCTCTGCGGAATCCCTTATTAGGGTCGATATGAGCGATTACATGGAAAAACATGCCGTTGCACGGTTGGTTGGAGCGCCTCCCGGGTATATTGGGTTTGAAAACGGCGGAATGCTGACGGAAAAAATTAGGCGAAATCCGTATTCCGTTATCCTATTCGATGAAATCGAAAAAGCACACCCCGATGTCTTTAACCTGTTGCTGCAGGTGCTGGAGGAGGGGGAGCTGAGGGACAGCCTCGGCCATACGGTGAGCTTTCGGAATACGGTGATCATCCTCACCGGTAATGTCGGTACCAGGGATTTGATGGAAGAACCGCTCGGTTTTGCACAGGTAGAAAACCGCACTATCGACTATCAAAGCATGAAAAAGTCGGCGGAGCTGGAGGCAAAAAAAATCTTTAGCCCTGAGTTTCTGAATCGGCTCGATTCATTAATTGTCTTTACCCCGCTTTCCGAAAAAGAAATAGAATCTATTTTCGAGTTGGAGCTTTCCAAATTAACCGGCCGCCTTGAAGCAAAGAAGCTGCAGCTGCAAATCACCGACGAGGCTCGTGCCTATTGTATCAAACACGGTTACGATCCCTTGCTCGGAGCGCGCCCGATGCGCAGGCTGCTGCAAACCGAAATAGAAGATGCTCTTGCCGTCAAAATTATCGCAGGCGACTTTACTCCCGATACGACCGCCGTCATCGATGCTGACGGAAACGCGCTTACGATAAGCATTCAAGCTGTTAGACAGTCAATTTCTGAAACAACTATCACCGTACTCCCTGCCGTCTCTACGGAACCGCAGGAAAGGTAG
- a CDS encoding cation diffusion facilitator family transporter encodes MQPTDQNTLTQDTRTKIVRTASFIALGGNLFLCILKLAVGLMTGSLAVLGDGIDTATDVGIAVMAVLVSFIINKPSDSRYPWGRQRAETIASMVLAFIIMFAGIQLFTASINKLIQVYRGELLPMPQRIAIIVTAVSIAGKLLLALNQYLLGKKAQSLMILANARNMVNDIVISSSVLIGFIISLLFHAPYFDPLVALLVSCLIIKSAITLFIELNVELMDGNTNKQLYERLFSAVATIPEVKNPHRARIRKMANLWDIDLDIEVDGSMPVSEAHGIAEKTSLVIRNALGNVYDIVIHIEPYNSDREGECYGVSAEDVGSIE; translated from the coding sequence ATGCAACCGACCGATCAAAATACGCTTACACAAGATACACGTACCAAGATTGTGCGTACCGCCTCTTTTATCGCGCTCGGTGGTAATCTATTCCTCTGCATACTAAAACTCGCCGTCGGGCTTATGACCGGCAGTCTTGCCGTTTTAGGAGACGGTATCGATACTGCAACTGATGTCGGTATCGCCGTGATGGCCGTACTTGTCAGCTTTATCATCAATAAACCGTCGGACTCTCGCTATCCGTGGGGACGGCAGCGTGCCGAAACCATCGCTTCTATGGTACTGGCATTCATCATTATGTTTGCCGGTATCCAGCTCTTTACCGCCTCAATCAATAAACTGATACAGGTTTATAGGGGGGAGCTGCTTCCGATGCCGCAACGCATTGCGATAATCGTAACAGCGGTATCTATTGCCGGCAAGCTCTTACTTGCGCTCAACCAATACCTCCTCGGCAAAAAAGCGCAAAGTTTAATGATACTTGCTAACGCGCGCAATATGGTAAACGACATCGTCATTTCATCATCGGTACTCATCGGGTTTATCATCTCTCTGCTATTCCACGCGCCGTATTTTGATCCGCTTGTCGCATTGCTTGTTTCGTGCCTCATTATTAAATCGGCTATTACGCTCTTTATCGAACTCAATGTAGAATTGATGGACGGGAATACCAATAAGCAGCTTTACGAACGACTTTTTAGCGCTGTAGCCACCATCCCGGAAGTTAAAAATCCGCACCGAGCGCGGATACGCAAAATGGCAAACCTTTGGGATATCGATTTGGATATTGAGGTAGACGGATCGATGCCGGTAAGCGAAGCGCACGGTATTGCAGAAAAGACTTCACTTGTTATTCGCAATGCACTTGGAAATGTCTATGATATTGTGATCCATATTGAGCCGTATAATTCCGACAGGGAAGGGGAGTGCTATGGGGTATCGGCGGAAGATGTAGGGAGTATAGAATAG
- a CDS encoding metal ABC transporter permease — protein MLLIPFQYEYMVKAIVVSGGVGGVCALLSCFVVLKGWSLLGDALSHAVVPGVAVAYIIGIPFSVGAFISGMLAALVMGFVKNKTRIREDAVIGIVYTTFFALGVLLISLYPSNISLTTIIMGNILGIADRDIVQTLIIAGGSLIIILLKWKDLRLFSFDPSHARSIGLNTNALYLLLLTLLAVTAIAALQTVGSVLVVAMLVTPGAAAYLLTDRFPMMMGLAAIIGTLTASAGAYISYYLNGSAGGCIVALQFFLFLAILFFAPHHGILAARRTAARSIKAFFAQN, from the coding sequence ATGTTATTAATTCCTTTTCAGTATGAATACATGGTGAAAGCGATTGTGGTAAGTGGAGGTGTCGGCGGGGTATGTGCCCTGCTGTCATGCTTTGTTGTGCTGAAAGGCTGGTCGCTTTTGGGAGATGCGCTGTCCCATGCGGTGGTGCCGGGAGTCGCAGTTGCTTACATTATCGGTATTCCGTTTTCAGTCGGCGCGTTTATCAGCGGAATGCTTGCGGCATTGGTTATGGGCTTTGTTAAAAACAAGACCCGGATTCGCGAAGATGCAGTTATCGGTATTGTCTATACCACGTTTTTTGCGCTCGGTGTGCTGCTGATCTCACTGTACCCAAGTAACATCAGCCTTACGACAATCATTATGGGAAATATTCTCGGTATTGCCGACAGAGATATTGTGCAAACGCTGATTATTGCAGGCGGAAGTCTTATCATCATCTTGCTGAAATGGAAAGATTTGCGGCTTTTCTCTTTTGATCCGTCGCACGCCCGCTCGATAGGACTGAACACCAATGCGCTCTACCTGTTGCTGCTCACTCTTCTTGCGGTTACGGCGATTGCGGCGCTGCAAACGGTAGGCAGTGTGCTTGTTGTGGCAATGCTGGTAACGCCGGGTGCTGCCGCATATCTGCTCACAGACAGATTTCCCATGATGATGGGGCTTGCGGCAATAATCGGGACACTCACCGCTTCAGCAGGAGCCTATATCAGCTATTATCTGAACGGCTCGGCAGGCGGGTGTATCGTTGCATTGCAGTTTTTCCTATTTTTAGCGATTCTGTTCTTTGCGCCGCATCACGGAATCCTCGCTGCACGGCGGACGGCAGCACGTTCGATAAAAGCCTTTTTTGCACAAAACTGA
- a CDS encoding metal ABC transporter permease has translation MWLMSVLEPFTYGFMIKALVIAALVGGVCALISCYLILKGWSLMGDAISHAVLPGIVGAYLLHIPLGVGAFAAGLLNAAATGWIKDRSRIHEDSVMGVVFTGLMAIGLILVTKVSSNIHFMHILFGSLLGIERGDMIQAVVCSVVTLVVLIAKRKDILLYLFDKNHAQAVGLNVQAIHYLFLSLTALTIVASLQAAGILLTVAMLIIPGCIAYLLTDRLNRMLLISACSAVMSSLIGTYVSYYLNGATGACIILTESFFFACAMVFAPKYGMLAHRRAARKARLALA, from the coding sequence ATGTGGTTAATGTCGGTTTTAGAGCCGTTTACGTATGGATTTATGATAAAAGCGCTTGTGATAGCGGCGTTGGTCGGGGGTGTTTGCGCTCTGATTTCCTGTTATCTGATCTTAAAGGGCTGGTCGCTGATGGGGGATGCGATTTCTCATGCGGTGTTGCCGGGAATTGTGGGGGCGTATCTTTTGCATATTCCGCTTGGGGTTGGGGCGTTTGCGGCAGGGCTATTGAATGCGGCTGCGACGGGGTGGATAAAAGACCGGAGCCGTATCCATGAAGATTCGGTAATGGGGGTGGTGTTTACAGGGCTGATGGCGATCGGGCTGATTTTGGTCACAAAGGTGAGTTCGAATATTCATTTTATGCATATTTTGTTCGGGAGTCTTTTGGGAATTGAAAGGGGCGATATGATACAGGCGGTTGTATGTTCGGTGGTGACGCTGGTTGTACTGATTGCCAAGCGGAAGGATATTCTGCTGTACTTGTTTGATAAAAACCATGCGCAGGCGGTGGGTTTGAACGTGCAGGCTATTCATTACCTGTTTCTTTCGCTGACGGCGCTGACCATTGTTGCGTCGCTGCAGGCGGCAGGGATTTTGCTGACGGTTGCAATGCTGATTATTCCCGGTTGTATCGCCTACCTTTTGACGGACAGACTGAACCGGATGCTCCTTATTTCCGCCTGCTCCGCGGTGATGAGTTCCTTGATTGGTACTTACGTGAGTTATTACCTGAACGGAGCGACCGGCGCCTGTATCATTTTAACGGAGTCGTTCTTTTTTGCCTGCGCGATGGTATTTGCGCCTAAATACGGTATGCTTGCGCACCGCCGAGCAGCGCGGAAAGCACGTTTAGCGCTCGCTTAG
- a CDS encoding Rpn family recombination-promoting nuclease/putative transposase: MKKHNRRYKDSVFVDLFSEDKYAKNNFLALYNALHDTDYRSTGILKNIRLKQVMYMSFANDVSYLIDNKLIVLAEHQSTVNLNMPIRCLEYIARLYEQLYESKEKYSRKQLVTPTPEFYVFYNGKEAYSGNSVLKLSDSFVNKYKAEYTLELSVKVVNINYDKDNVIIKRCEPLKQYSQFVDAVRHHIAIDREHGFETAIKECIQNDILREYLQRKSKEVLNMLIGEYDYDTDIAVQREESFDMGLAEGEARGSRQKAFETARLMLQRDYPESEICLMTGLTKEEVEGLLVRV; the protein is encoded by the coding sequence ATGAAGAAACACAACCGTCGATATAAAGATTCTGTCTTTGTCGATCTATTCAGTGAAGATAAATATGCAAAAAACAATTTTTTAGCGTTGTATAATGCCCTGCATGATACGGACTATCGTTCTACCGGTATCCTAAAAAATATACGGCTCAAACAGGTGATGTATATGTCTTTTGCCAATGATGTATCGTATCTTATTGATAATAAGCTCATTGTATTAGCAGAGCATCAATCTACAGTAAATCTTAATATGCCGATCAGATGCCTTGAATATATCGCGCGTCTCTATGAGCAATTATATGAATCAAAAGAAAAGTATAGCCGCAAACAGTTAGTCACTCCAACGCCTGAATTTTATGTCTTTTATAATGGAAAAGAAGCTTACAGTGGCAACTCTGTATTAAAGCTATCCGATTCTTTTGTTAATAAATATAAGGCTGAATATACCCTTGAATTATCCGTAAAAGTAGTTAATATTAATTACGATAAAGATAATGTAATAATAAAGCGTTGTGAACCGTTGAAACAATATAGCCAATTTGTTGATGCGGTACGCCATCATATTGCAATCGATAGAGAACACGGGTTTGAAACCGCCATAAAAGAATGTATACAAAACGATATTTTGAGGGAATATTTACAAAGAAAATCGAAGGAGGTACTGAATATGTTAATCGGTGAATACGATTATGATACGGATATAGCAGTTCAGCGTGAGGAAAGTTTTGACATGGGACTTGCTGAAGGCGAAGCACGCGGTTCCCGCCAAAAAGCGTTTGAAACGGCACGGCTGATGCTGCAACGCGATTATCCGGAGTCTGAAATTTGTCTGATGACCGGCCTCACCAAAGAAGAAGTAGAAGGCTTGCTTGTAAGGGTGTAA
- the ltaE gene encoding low-specificity L-threonine aldolase, translating to MNYIDLRSDTVTWPTDAMREAMAKAPVGDDVYEDDPTVKELEQYAASITAKEAALFVPSGVFGNQLALFTHCPRGSEVILDDQCHIVQHESGAASIIAGVQLRTIDAQGSILLPGAIEPRVRIGDDIHEPSTSLICLENAHSNGKVFSVEQMEQVRRCANRHHIPIHLDGARLFNAAVSLGIEAKELTRHVDSVMFCLSKGLCAPVGSILAGSRKFIDQARRNRKIMGGGLRQAGILAAAGLIALKEMRYRLDTDHQHAGMLEKLLNDIDKIEIAHDRRDINFVFFQNKEDTKLDTEAFVEYMHEKNILINPCDRDGYFRLTTHYWITKEHIQYIADTMKEFYA from the coding sequence ATGAACTACATTGATTTGCGTAGCGATACCGTTACGTGGCCGACGGATGCGATGCGGGAAGCTATGGCGAAAGCTCCGGTCGGTGATGACGTGTATGAAGATGATCCTACCGTTAAGGAGCTGGAACAATATGCGGCGAGTATTACCGCAAAAGAAGCGGCGCTTTTTGTGCCTTCCGGCGTATTCGGAAATCAGTTGGCGCTTTTCACGCATTGTCCGCGCGGCAGTGAGGTCATTTTAGACGACCAATGCCATATCGTGCAGCACGAAAGCGGCGCTGCAAGCATTATCGCGGGCGTTCAGCTGCGGACTATCGATGCGCAGGGTTCTATCCTTTTGCCGGGAGCAATCGAACCGCGGGTACGCATCGGCGATGATATTCATGAACCTTCGACAAGCCTTATCTGCTTGGAAAATGCTCATTCAAACGGAAAGGTGTTTTCGGTAGAGCAGATGGAACAGGTGAGGCGATGCGCAAATCGTCATCATATTCCCATTCATCTTGACGGCGCACGCCTTTTTAACGCGGCGGTTTCTTTAGGCATTGAAGCGAAAGAACTGACGCGGCATGTGGATTCGGTTATGTTCTGCCTTTCCAAAGGCTTATGTGCACCGGTCGGCTCTATTTTAGCGGGAAGCCGCAAATTTATCGATCAAGCTCGCCGGAATCGCAAAATTATGGGCGGTGGCTTGCGTCAGGCAGGTATCCTTGCCGCTGCGGGCTTAATCGCCTTAAAAGAGATGCGGTACCGCCTCGATACCGACCATCAACATGCGGGGATGCTGGAAAAGCTCTTAAACGATATCGATAAAATAGAGATTGCGCATGACCGCAGAGATATTAACTTTGTGTTTTTCCAAAATAAAGAAGATACAAAACTGGATACCGAAGCCTTTGTCGAATATATGCATGAAAAAAATATTTTAATCAATCCGTGCGACCGCGACGGCTATTTCCGATTGACAACGCACTATTGGATTACAAAAGAACATATTCAATATATTGCCGACACAATGAAAGAGTTTTACGCCTAA
- a CDS encoding metal ABC transporter ATP-binding protein: MDGKQEYPVELTVKDVSVAYNNGHVALYDASFSLQKGTITALVGVNGSGKSTLFKTIMGFIKPMSGQVTICGKPIGMAQKQHLLAYVPQSEDVDWSFPVSVWDVVMMGRYGYMNFLRIPSKEDKEMAERSLERVQMLDFKDRQIGELSGGQKKRVFLARALAQQGKIILLDEPFTGVDVKTETAIIELLRELKNEGHLIFVSTHDLGSIPEFCDHVVIINRTVIASGATETTFTAENLIKAFGGALRSIKIDHTDNPEDTAHEIRVFTDDEGALITKQEGKPYLKGIRNVVE, translated from the coding sequence ATGGACGGTAAGCAGGAATATCCCGTTGAACTTACAGTAAAGGATGTCAGTGTTGCCTATAACAACGGACATGTCGCCCTATATGATGCGTCGTTTTCTCTGCAAAAGGGGACGATTACGGCATTAGTCGGGGTAAACGGCAGCGGAAAGTCCACGCTTTTTAAGACAATCATGGGCTTTATTAAACCGATGAGCGGACAGGTAACAATCTGCGGAAAACCGATTGGTATGGCACAAAAACAGCACTTACTTGCATACGTGCCGCAGTCTGAAGATGTGGACTGGTCGTTTCCGGTTAGTGTGTGGGATGTGGTGATGATGGGGCGGTACGGCTATATGAATTTTCTCCGTATTCCGAGCAAAGAGGATAAAGAAATGGCCGAGCGCAGTTTAGAGCGGGTACAGATGCTCGATTTTAAAGACCGGCAGATTGGTGAACTTTCAGGCGGGCAAAAAAAACGAGTATTCCTTGCGCGGGCGCTTGCGCAGCAGGGAAAAATCATATTGCTCGATGAGCCGTTTACCGGAGTCGATGTTAAAACGGAAACAGCGATTATCGAGCTGCTGCGTGAGCTGAAAAACGAAGGGCATCTAATCTTTGTTTCCACACACGATTTAGGTTCCATCCCGGAGTTTTGCGACCATGTTGTAATCATCAATCGGACGGTGATTGCCTCCGGCGCGACGGAAACCACCTTCACCGCCGAAAACCTGATCAAAGCCTTTGGAGGCGCTCTGCGGAGTATTAAGATTGATCATACCGATAATCCGGAAGACACTGCTCACGAAATAAGAGTATTTACCGATGACGAGGGGGCTTTGATTACCAAGCAGGAAGGCAAACCGTACCTCAAGGGCATAAGAAATGTTGTTGAGTAG
- a CDS encoding iron dependent repressor, metal binding and dimerization domain protein, whose protein sequence is MTEEKPEASAAFSRTRADHAIEILEDYTEAIAKISKENGKCRVMDLARYFGVSHVSVIQVLQRLKVNHLIESGTHKPICLTEEGRALARECAIRHGIVLQFLLKLGVSEKTALLDSEGLEHHISSETLECMKQFIENP, encoded by the coding sequence ATGACGGAAGAAAAACCGGAAGCGTCGGCGGCATTTTCGCGGACTCGAGCAGATCATGCAATAGAAATACTGGAAGATTATACGGAGGCTATCGCCAAAATCAGTAAAGAAAACGGGAAATGCCGCGTTATGGATCTTGCACGATATTTCGGCGTAAGTCATGTGTCGGTCATTCAGGTACTGCAACGGCTAAAAGTCAATCATTTGATTGAAAGTGGTACCCATAAACCGATATGCCTTACCGAAGAAGGCCGTGCATTGGCGCGTGAATGTGCTATCCGGCATGGAATCGTACTTCAATTTTTACTGAAACTCGGCGTAAGCGAAAAAACAGCCCTACTCGATTCCGAAGGATTGGAACACCACATCAGTTCCGAAACATTGGAATGTATGAAGCAGTTTATAGAAAACCCCTAA